From one Microbulbifer sp. A4B17 genomic stretch:
- a CDS encoding LytTR family DNA-binding domain-containing protein, whose protein sequence is MSAVDTLRAIVVDDEPLARRGLRLRLEKLADVEVVAESGNGRDALEKILELKPDVAFVDIQMPGVNGLQLVQLIPMESLPHVVFVTAYDQYAVEAFEINAVDYVLKPIEEERLELALSRVREQRANADIANQREQLLEAVADLTKESPEALEQKLVTGQFAGSAYPDKIAVKDAGKITLVPSSEIDWIDAAGDYMCVHARGETHVMRITMKELEQQLDPKLFQRIHRSTIVNLSRVREIRAHINGEYHLVLDSGECLKMSRSYKNKVQHFL, encoded by the coding sequence ATGAGTGCAGTAGATACCCTGAGGGCAATCGTTGTCGATGATGAACCCCTGGCACGTCGCGGCTTGCGGCTACGCTTGGAAAAATTGGCAGACGTCGAGGTGGTTGCAGAGAGTGGCAACGGGCGCGATGCGCTGGAAAAAATACTGGAACTGAAGCCCGATGTGGCGTTTGTGGATATCCAGATGCCCGGCGTAAACGGTTTGCAATTAGTGCAATTGATTCCCATGGAATCTCTGCCCCATGTGGTATTTGTCACTGCGTATGATCAGTACGCCGTGGAGGCATTTGAAATCAATGCGGTGGACTATGTATTGAAACCCATTGAGGAGGAGCGACTGGAACTGGCTCTATCCCGGGTAAGGGAGCAGAGAGCCAATGCAGATATCGCCAACCAGCGCGAACAATTACTTGAGGCTGTGGCTGACCTGACCAAGGAATCACCCGAGGCCCTTGAACAAAAATTGGTGACTGGTCAATTTGCCGGCAGTGCTTATCCCGACAAAATTGCGGTCAAGGATGCGGGCAAAATAACTTTGGTGCCCTCCAGCGAAATCGACTGGATTGATGCTGCCGGCGATTATATGTGCGTGCACGCCCGTGGCGAGACCCATGTAATGCGCATTACTATGAAAGAGCTCGAACAGCAGCTGGACCCAAAACTGTTCCAGCGTATCCATCGTTCAACCATTGTCAATTTAAGTCGGGTACGGGAGATTCGCGCCCATATTAATGGGGAATACCACTTGGTACTGGATAGCGGCGAGTGCTTAAAAATGAGTCGCAGTTACAAAAATAAAGTGCAGCACTTCCTTTAA
- the bioD gene encoding dethiobiotin synthase — translation MAKTFFIAGTDTEVGKTYVSAALLSAAATAGLQTAAVKPVASGCERTDDGLRNEDALLLTEAMTLEMPYQQVNPFALEPAIAPHIAAAEAGKMLSVSRMAGVCRGVMSAGADLVLIEGAGGWRTPLGPRSFLSQLPRELNLPVVLVVGMQLGCINHALLTVEAIRRDGLQLAGWVANFVRDGMARADENLQTLKSLLPTPLLGTLPFDSLADYRNGAQHLDITPLLSH, via the coding sequence TTGGCAAAAACTTTCTTCATTGCCGGTACTGATACCGAGGTCGGCAAGACATATGTGAGTGCCGCGTTGCTATCAGCAGCGGCAACCGCTGGCTTGCAAACCGCTGCAGTAAAGCCTGTAGCTTCCGGTTGCGAGCGCACAGATGATGGCCTGCGCAACGAGGATGCCTTGCTGCTTACCGAGGCCATGACCCTGGAAATGCCCTATCAACAGGTAAACCCCTTTGCCCTGGAGCCCGCTATTGCCCCGCATATTGCGGCTGCAGAGGCCGGCAAAATGTTGAGTGTTTCGCGAATGGCCGGTGTCTGTCGGGGGGTGATGTCTGCAGGAGCTGACCTGGTGTTGATTGAAGGTGCCGGTGGCTGGCGCACGCCACTGGGACCCAGGAGCTTTCTCTCACAACTGCCGCGGGAGTTGAATCTGCCAGTTGTACTGGTGGTTGGGATGCAGCTCGGGTGTATCAACCATGCACTGCTCACTGTTGAAGCGATTCGCCGCGATGGTTTGCAGCTTGCGGGCTGGGTGGCGAATTTTGTCCGTGATGGGATGGCTCGCGCAGATGAGAACCTGCAAACACTTAAATCTCTTTTGCCCACCCCCCTGCTCGGCACCCTTCCATTTGATTCCCTTGCTGACTACCGTAACGGGGCTCAACACCTGGATATAACTCCGCTCTTATCCCACTGA
- a CDS encoding sensor histidine kinase: MGSKTLQWLSEKLSSHRSQYWALQLSGWGGYTLLTFVGSFFWVNDHWIHSGYIIVATTAGVVLSASMRFGFHRLWSKPPAVRLLGSLLLVVMAALIWAAIKFSGSLWLYGHDGDEHPFLLAIYWFTYSFLILMTWAALYYGIKYYRASQAQQEKALRAESMAHQAQLKMLRYQLNPHFLFNTLNAISTLILDNDGRTANNMVTRLSQFLRHSLDNDPMQKVTLAKEVEALMLYLDIEKVRFADRLGVNLDLQGESPQALVPSLLLQPLVENAIKYGISQLEWGGEIGIKSRVFAGELLLEVSDNGPGMSEEELRLIGKGYGVGIRNTCERLKALYGDDQRVRFRNRAEGGLSVNIRIPYEQE, from the coding sequence ATGGGAAGCAAAACACTTCAGTGGCTCTCAGAGAAGCTGTCGAGTCATCGCTCACAGTACTGGGCCCTGCAGCTCAGTGGCTGGGGGGGCTATACCCTGTTAACCTTTGTGGGCAGTTTTTTCTGGGTGAATGACCACTGGATACATTCGGGCTACATCATAGTTGCCACTACCGCCGGTGTTGTTCTCAGCGCGAGCATGCGTTTCGGATTTCACCGATTGTGGAGCAAGCCCCCGGCTGTACGCCTACTGGGTTCACTGTTACTGGTAGTGATGGCTGCGTTGATTTGGGCAGCGATTAAGTTCAGCGGCTCGCTGTGGCTCTACGGCCATGATGGCGATGAGCATCCGTTTCTCCTGGCTATCTACTGGTTTACCTATTCATTTCTGATTTTGATGACCTGGGCGGCGCTCTACTACGGGATCAAGTACTACCGCGCTTCCCAGGCCCAGCAGGAAAAAGCGCTCAGGGCGGAGTCCATGGCCCATCAGGCTCAGCTGAAAATGCTGCGCTACCAGTTAAATCCGCACTTCCTGTTTAACACCTTGAACGCGATCTCCACCCTGATCCTCGATAATGATGGGCGCACTGCCAACAATATGGTGACCCGACTGTCCCAGTTCCTGCGCCACTCCCTGGACAATGACCCGATGCAAAAGGTCACCCTGGCGAAGGAAGTTGAAGCGCTGATGCTGTACCTTGATATTGAGAAGGTGCGCTTCGCCGATCGACTGGGTGTGAACCTGGACTTGCAGGGGGAATCTCCCCAGGCCCTGGTGCCGAGCCTGCTATTGCAGCCTCTGGTTGAAAATGCGATCAAATACGGTATTTCACAGTTGGAGTGGGGCGGTGAAATTGGTATCAAGTCGCGGGTCTTTGCCGGAGAGCTGTTACTCGAGGTAAGTGACAATGGTCCTGGCATGTCGGAAGAGGAATTGCGCCTGATTGGCAAAGGTTACGGTGTGGGTATTCGCAATACCTGCGAACGCTTAAAGGCCCTGTATGGTGATGACCAGAGAGTGCGTTTCCGCAATCGTGCGGAAGGGGGCTTGTCGGTAAATATTCGTATTCCCTACGAACAGGAATGA
- a CDS encoding EVE domain-containing protein: MTYWLFKSEPDEYSLQDLYAETNGYGRWDGIRNYQARNFLRDKVTLEDGVLFYHSACKVPAVVGTAEVVRAAYPDPAQFDPESTYFDSRATADKPRWYCVDIRWQSEFQRPVPLAEIKQTPQLAEMVLVKQGRLSIQPVTEDEWQHLLQLGNSSRR, from the coding sequence ATGACGTACTGGTTATTTAAATCTGAGCCCGACGAGTACAGCCTCCAGGACCTCTACGCCGAAACCAATGGTTACGGCCGCTGGGATGGTATCCGCAATTATCAGGCGCGCAACTTCCTTCGCGACAAAGTCACACTGGAAGACGGTGTGTTGTTTTATCACAGTGCCTGTAAGGTTCCCGCAGTAGTGGGCACGGCTGAGGTGGTTCGCGCAGCTTATCCTGACCCCGCACAGTTCGACCCTGAGAGTACATATTTCGACTCCAGAGCCACTGCCGACAAGCCTCGCTGGTATTGTGTGGACATCCGTTGGCAAAGTGAATTTCAGCGACCAGTACCGCTCGCAGAGATCAAACAGACACCCCAGCTCGCAGAAATGGTGCTGGTAAAACAGGGACGCCTGTCTATTCAACCCGTTACTGAAGACGAATGGCAGCATCTGTTACAGCTAGGTAACTCTTCGCGACGCTAG
- the bioF gene encoding 8-amino-7-oxononanoate synthase — protein MTLDEILQQRIDERHRQNLYREIKTLDRAPGPRARVDGRELLVFSSNDYLGLASRAEVIAAQQAGAECGAGATASHLVNGHLDIHHHLQQCIAEVTGRDAALVFSSGYMANIGTICALLGRADNIVSDKLNHASLIDGARLSGANSLRFVHNDLAALERQLQRAASRGGNTLVAVDGVYSMDGDLAPLAEIATLCKQYSAWLMVDEAHGFGVMGSRAHPLAGSCALAGLSQEQAPVVMGTLGKAVGNAGAFIAGSQPLIDFLTQFARPYIYTTGMTPAVAAGALAAIELIRDEPQLQGRLQDNIACFRRGAAQLGLPLEASISAIQPLVLGCEKTVLAVAGELQERGLLVGAIRPPTVPQGTARLRITLSAAHRAEDINELLSALQEILQGAGVLEK, from the coding sequence ATGACCCTGGATGAAATCCTGCAACAGCGCATAGATGAGCGCCACCGGCAGAACCTCTACAGGGAGATAAAGACACTGGACCGCGCACCCGGGCCGAGAGCTCGGGTCGATGGGCGCGAACTGCTGGTATTTAGCAGCAATGACTACCTGGGGCTGGCCAGCCGCGCGGAAGTGATCGCGGCACAGCAGGCGGGAGCAGAGTGCGGCGCCGGCGCTACGGCCTCCCACCTGGTCAATGGGCACCTGGATATTCATCACCATTTACAGCAGTGCATCGCCGAAGTGACGGGGCGGGACGCGGCGTTGGTATTTTCCAGTGGATATATGGCCAATATCGGCACTATCTGTGCCCTGTTGGGGCGAGCCGATAATATTGTTTCGGACAAGCTCAACCACGCCTCACTGATCGATGGTGCACGTTTGAGCGGCGCCAACAGTCTGCGCTTTGTCCATAACGATCTCGCTGCCCTTGAGCGCCAACTGCAGCGTGCCGCATCCCGGGGTGGTAACACCCTGGTGGCGGTGGATGGTGTTTACAGCATGGATGGTGACTTGGCGCCTTTGGCTGAGATTGCCACTCTGTGTAAACAGTACAGCGCCTGGCTAATGGTTGATGAGGCCCACGGCTTCGGTGTCATGGGTAGTAGAGCGCATCCATTGGCGGGCAGCTGCGCCCTGGCTGGTCTGTCTCAGGAGCAAGCCCCGGTCGTGATGGGAACCCTGGGCAAAGCGGTAGGTAATGCTGGCGCCTTTATTGCGGGCTCCCAGCCACTGATAGATTTCCTGACCCAGTTTGCGCGGCCCTATATCTATACCACCGGAATGACCCCAGCAGTGGCTGCTGGCGCCTTGGCGGCTATCGAACTGATTCGCGATGAGCCCCAGTTGCAGGGGCGGTTGCAGGATAATATTGCCTGTTTTCGCCGAGGAGCTGCACAGCTCGGCCTGCCTCTGGAGGCTTCGATTAGTGCGATACAGCCCCTGGTATTGGGTTGTGAAAAAACTGTTTTAGCGGTCGCCGGGGAACTGCAGGAGCGCGGGCTTCTCGTGGGGGCAATCCGCCCGCCTACGGTGCCTCAGGGCACAGCGCGTTTACGCATTACCCTGAGCGCTGCGCACCGAGCCGAGGATATAAATGAATTACTTAGCGCGCTGCAGGAAATTTTGCAGGGCGCGGGGGTGCTGGAAAAGTGA
- the bioC gene encoding malonyl-ACP O-methyltransferase BioC gives MTRVEHLVFLHGWGGDARIWQPLLETLASNTAVKLHCIELPVFAAQSGEDWPPLDTLLQKLYRQLPSNCILVGHSLGGMLAVRLASLTEQDKVLGLVTIAANACFVERDGWPGMAETTFEAFYSAFTTAPDSTWERFCSLQARGDTAMRSLLKSLKTQKPQMNNDAWRGALRCLAELDNRQYLANLSLPALFLFGDRDALVPIDAAGAIEAIGGDVEVIDGTGHLPHCSRADITAEYLLEIMRRVGNSPAEPFDKSAVARSFTRAAQSYDDCAYLQRAVCRQLLSQADVNRVPRTILDLGSGTGFGTELLRQRFPQAQIIALDLAEGMLKFARAQRPEADGYVAADAEQLPLAAGSIDLVFSSMALQWCYRLPQLFAELQRIMVPGGRCLVATLGPRTLVELKQSWAQVDGGVHVNQFLPAGQWREAALHCGLDGQVSDELRRLHFDSLRQLMRELKGVGAHNINRAADKGMTGRRKLQRLSVSYEEKRQERGLPVTYEVIYMNLSTSEAKKAG, from the coding sequence GTGACACGGGTTGAACACTTGGTTTTCCTGCACGGGTGGGGCGGGGACGCTCGTATCTGGCAGCCGCTTCTCGAAACCCTGGCTAGCAACACAGCGGTAAAACTCCACTGCATTGAATTGCCGGTGTTTGCTGCGCAGAGTGGTGAAGACTGGCCCCCGCTGGATACCCTGCTGCAGAAACTTTACAGGCAACTTCCCTCCAACTGCATTCTGGTCGGTCACTCCCTCGGCGGTATGCTGGCTGTTCGCCTGGCTTCTTTGACAGAGCAGGACAAAGTATTAGGGCTAGTGACCATAGCGGCCAATGCCTGCTTTGTTGAGCGAGATGGCTGGCCTGGTATGGCCGAGACCACTTTCGAAGCTTTTTACAGCGCTTTTACAACGGCCCCAGACAGTACCTGGGAGCGCTTCTGCTCACTGCAGGCACGGGGTGATACCGCCATGCGCTCTTTGCTTAAAAGCCTTAAGACGCAAAAGCCTCAAATGAATAATGACGCCTGGCGGGGAGCCCTGCGCTGCCTGGCGGAGCTGGATAATCGGCAGTACCTGGCAAACCTGTCATTGCCGGCGCTATTTCTGTTTGGTGATAGGGATGCCTTGGTACCCATTGACGCCGCTGGGGCCATTGAGGCGATTGGGGGCGATGTTGAGGTGATAGATGGTACGGGTCATTTACCCCACTGCTCCAGGGCTGATATTACCGCTGAATATTTACTCGAAATTATGCGGCGTGTTGGAAATTCCCCGGCGGAGCCGTTTGATAAGTCGGCGGTAGCCCGCTCTTTCACCCGTGCAGCACAAAGCTACGACGATTGTGCCTACTTGCAGCGGGCGGTTTGCCGGCAGCTGTTGTCTCAGGCCGATGTTAACCGGGTGCCTCGTACGATTCTTGATTTGGGCAGTGGCACTGGTTTTGGTACCGAACTGCTGCGCCAGCGCTTTCCTCAGGCACAAATTATTGCCCTGGACCTGGCGGAGGGGATGCTGAAATTTGCTCGGGCGCAGAGACCAGAAGCGGATGGTTACGTTGCTGCCGATGCTGAACAGCTACCCCTTGCAGCGGGCAGCATAGATCTGGTGTTCTCAAGTATGGCGCTGCAATGGTGTTATCGCCTGCCGCAGTTGTTTGCAGAGCTGCAACGGATAATGGTCCCCGGAGGGCGGTGCCTGGTGGCCACTCTGGGGCCCAGAACCCTGGTGGAACTGAAGCAGAGTTGGGCTCAAGTGGATGGGGGGGTGCACGTGAACCAGTTCCTACCCGCCGGGCAGTGGCGTGAAGCCGCGCTGCATTGTGGTCTCGACGGGCAGGTAAGCGATGAGCTGCGCCGTTTACACTTCGACAGTCTGCGCCAGTTGATGCGGGAGCTTAAGGGCGTCGGTGCACACAATATTAACCGGGCAGCTGACAAAGGTATGACCGGTCGCCGCAAGCTCCAGCGCTTGTCGGTATCGTATGAGGAAAAGCGGCAAGAGCGGGGACTGCCGGTGACCTATGAGGTGATCTATATGAACCTCTCCACCAGTGAGGCAAAAAAGGCCGGCTGA
- a CDS encoding acyl-CoA dehydrogenase C-terminal domain-containing protein — MADYKAPLREMNFLLHEVFAAEKLWAELPGLAGAVDRETADAILEEMAKLAANTLDPINRTGDEEGCNWSEGVVTTPKGYKEAYATFCEGGWGGLLGNPEYGGMGMPKMLGAQVEEMINAAGISFALYPMLTNGACLAIDAHASEALKEKYLPKMYEGTWAGAMDLTEPHAGTDLGIIRTKAEPCEDGSYSITGSKIFITGGDHDLSENIIHLVLAKLPDAPKGPRGISLFLVPKYLVNEDGSSGERNHVNCGSIEHKMGIKASATCAMNFDGAQGWLVGEVNKGLAAMFTMMNYERLGVGIQGLGASDRSYQNAVEYARDRIQSRSPAGPKQPEKAADPIIVHPDVRRMLLTQKALVSGGRALSTYVAKWLDVAKFGEGEQKKNAEGMVALLTPVTKAFTTDMGLDCTVLGQQVFGGHGYIAEWGQEQLVRDVRITQIYEGTNGIQALDLVGRKTVANGGTLFELFASDVQGFIDSQVDREEMAEFIQPLGTELQRLREATEKMIAAAKDDPHAPGAASVEYLHLFGYVAYAFMWAQIAAAALPKAEADSFYKGQLKTARFYFARLLPRTLALAGSVIAGSTTLMDLEEELF, encoded by the coding sequence ATGGCCGACTATAAAGCGCCACTACGGGAGATGAATTTCCTGCTACATGAAGTATTCGCTGCAGAAAAACTCTGGGCGGAACTGCCTGGATTGGCCGGAGCGGTTGATCGGGAGACTGCAGACGCAATTCTCGAAGAGATGGCCAAGTTGGCTGCCAACACCCTGGACCCGATTAATCGCACTGGCGATGAAGAGGGCTGCAACTGGAGCGAAGGCGTTGTAACCACACCCAAAGGCTATAAAGAAGCTTACGCCACCTTCTGTGAAGGCGGCTGGGGCGGGTTGCTGGGTAACCCTGAGTACGGCGGCATGGGTATGCCGAAGATGTTGGGTGCCCAGGTTGAAGAGATGATCAATGCTGCGGGTATTTCATTTGCGCTCTATCCCATGCTGACCAATGGTGCCTGCCTGGCAATCGATGCCCATGCCAGCGAGGCACTGAAGGAAAAGTACCTTCCTAAAATGTATGAGGGAACATGGGCCGGGGCGATGGACCTGACTGAGCCACATGCGGGTACTGACCTGGGGATTATCCGCACCAAGGCTGAGCCTTGCGAGGATGGAAGCTACAGCATTACCGGTAGCAAGATATTTATCACTGGCGGTGACCATGATCTGTCAGAAAATATTATTCACCTTGTTTTGGCCAAGTTGCCGGATGCACCTAAAGGGCCTCGCGGTATATCCCTTTTCCTGGTTCCTAAGTACCTGGTTAATGAAGATGGCAGCTCCGGCGAGCGAAATCATGTTAACTGTGGCTCTATTGAGCACAAGATGGGTATCAAAGCATCTGCGACTTGTGCGATGAACTTCGACGGTGCCCAGGGGTGGCTGGTTGGCGAAGTGAACAAGGGGCTTGCAGCCATGTTCACCATGATGAATTACGAGCGCCTGGGTGTGGGTATTCAGGGCCTCGGTGCTTCCGATCGCTCTTACCAAAACGCTGTCGAGTACGCTCGTGACCGTATTCAGAGCCGCTCTCCAGCGGGGCCTAAGCAGCCAGAGAAGGCGGCGGACCCAATTATTGTGCACCCGGATGTGCGCCGTATGCTGCTCACGCAAAAAGCGCTGGTGAGTGGTGGTCGCGCCTTGTCCACTTACGTGGCCAAGTGGTTGGATGTTGCCAAGTTTGGTGAGGGAGAACAGAAAAAGAATGCCGAGGGGATGGTTGCACTGTTGACTCCGGTTACCAAGGCATTCACTACTGATATGGGGCTCGATTGCACTGTTCTCGGCCAGCAGGTTTTTGGCGGGCACGGTTATATCGCCGAGTGGGGTCAGGAGCAGTTGGTGCGTGACGTGCGCATCACCCAGATCTACGAGGGTACCAATGGCATCCAGGCCCTCGACCTGGTAGGGCGCAAGACCGTTGCTAATGGCGGTACCTTATTTGAGCTGTTCGCCTCCGATGTACAGGGCTTTATCGACTCTCAGGTAGACAGAGAGGAAATGGCGGAGTTTATCCAGCCTCTCGGCACTGAGCTGCAGCGCCTGCGCGAAGCGACTGAGAAAATGATCGCCGCGGCTAAGGACGATCCCCATGCGCCGGGCGCCGCCTCGGTAGAATATCTGCACTTATTCGGCTATGTGGCTTACGCCTTCATGTGGGCACAGATTGCCGCTGCTGCGCTACCGAAAGCTGAAGCGGATAGCTTCTATAAGGGCCAGTTGAAGACTGCGCGCTTTTACTTCGCGCGCCTGTTACCGCGCACCTTGGCATTGGCCGGTAGCGTTATTGCCGGCAGTACGACCCTGATGGATTTGGAGGAAGAACTCTTCTGA
- a CDS encoding murein L,D-transpeptidase family protein, whose protein sequence is MRYLTLALLLLAPLLASAKVDPVDHVVVYKSKKLMQLIRDGRVVKSYTVSFGDNPRGHKVRQGDERTPEGRYTLDWKNPNSRFYRSIHVSYPNKQDRARAAKMGVSPGGDIMIHGIKPQWSYMERHLRSTNWTDGCIAVASNREMDEIWALVKTPIPIDIYP, encoded by the coding sequence ATGAGATACCTGACTCTTGCCCTGCTGTTGCTGGCGCCACTTCTCGCCTCAGCAAAAGTCGATCCCGTTGACCACGTTGTGGTCTACAAGTCCAAGAAACTGATGCAGCTGATACGCGATGGCCGTGTTGTTAAAAGCTATACAGTGTCATTTGGAGATAACCCCAGGGGACACAAAGTTCGCCAGGGGGACGAGCGCACCCCCGAGGGCCGTTACACCCTGGACTGGAAGAACCCCAACAGTCGCTTTTACCGCTCTATTCACGTGTCCTACCCCAACAAGCAAGACCGTGCACGAGCAGCCAAAATGGGGGTCAGTCCTGGTGGCGATATCATGATCCACGGTATCAAGCCGCAGTGGTCATATATGGAAAGACACCTGCGCAGCACCAATTGGACCGATGGCTGTATCGCCGTTGCCTCCAATCGCGAGATGGATGAAATCTGGGCTCTGGTGAAGACACCCATCCCGATCGATATCTACCCCTGA
- a CDS encoding DUF3094 family protein, whose translation MLDPAQKKLSDEDQAKVDKYLHSGVNSVERKPFRPWVLLLGLVALLTLLSLLSLYIAQTKGIV comes from the coding sequence ATGTTAGATCCCGCCCAAAAGAAACTCTCCGATGAAGATCAGGCCAAGGTCGATAAATACCTGCACTCCGGCGTAAACAGTGTGGAGCGCAAGCCTTTCCGCCCCTGGGTACTGCTGCTAGGCCTGGTAGCGCTCCTCACTCTGCTGTCACTATTGAGTCTGTATATCGCCCAGACAAAAGGTATTGTCTAG